The Miscanthus floridulus cultivar M001 chromosome 6, ASM1932011v1, whole genome shotgun sequence genomic interval atcttaagttaATTAACTTTCTAGAAAAAGATAACAACATCTATGATACCAAATAGTACAtaagtatattataaaaatatatttcgtgATGTATCTAGTGATACTAATTTGGTGTTTAACTTGAGACAACTCtaaaaatatattataaaaatatattgttttttttataaaacttaGCTAATTTAAAATAGTTTAACTTGAGACAACTCTAGAAGTTGATTTAGTTTGGGGCAGAGGCACGCAAAAGCATACAGGGGGATGCATGGTGGACGTACTCTATATTGACCACTGGTATATAGGGGGTTACTAATTTTGGTTTCGCACTGCTATGCCAGTAAACAAGAGATAATGGTAAGCTGCTTAATTTGGTCCGTCAATTAATCTGTTGTCGTCACCaaaacacatgcatgcatgcgtgtgcGCCGGTCAATGCAAATCGCCATACGCCGGTCGTTGCTCCTGTCCTCTCTGATCTTGCGTCTTTGATTAATTAATTTGCTGCATGCGTCGTGGATCGGAGTCGGAGCGGAGGAGGATCATGGTGGGCTGCTTTGCATGCTTCAAGCCAGCGGGTGAGGAAGAGGCGGACGAGGAGGCGCCACTGCCGTCGACGTCGAGGAGGCGCGGCCGTAGCCTGCGATTGTCGTCGTGTTCGTCGTCCAACAAGCGTAACCAAGCGGCCGGTAATaacccagcggcggcggcggcggcgtcgagcaGCAACGTCGACAGCAGAGCGCGCGCGTTCACTTACGGCGAGCTCGCGGCGGCGACGGACGACTTCCGGGCGGAGTGCCTGCTGGGGGAGGGCGGTTTCGGGCGCGTGTACCGGGGCCGGCTGGAGAGCGGgcaggtggtggcggtgaagcagCTGGACCGCGAGGGCGCGCAGGGCAACCGCGAGTTCGTGGTGGAGGTGCTGATGCTGAGCCTCCTGCACCACCCCAACCTGGTGAACCTGGTGGGCTACTGCGCCGACGGCGAGCAGCGGCTGCTGGTGTACGAGTACATGGCGCTGGGGTCGCTGGCGGACCACCTGCTGCTGGACAGCAGGGACAACGGCAACGGCAACGCTCCCGAGCGGAAGGCGGAGCAGCGCGCGCTGAGCTGGGAGACGCGCATGCGCGTCGCGCTGGGCGCCGCCCGGGGGCTGGAGTACCTGCACGAGACGGCCAACCCGCCCGTGATCTACCGCGACCTCAAGTCCTCCAACGTCCTCCTCGACGACGCCCTCTGCCCCAAGCTCTCCGACTTCGGGCTCGCCAAGCTGGGCCCCGTCGGCGACCGCTCCCCGCGCGTGATGGGCACCTACGGCTACTGCGCCCCCGAGTACGTGCGCGCCGGCACCCTCACCGTCAAGAccgacgtgtacagcttcggcgtgCTGCTGCTGGAGCTCGTCACCGGGCGGCGCGCCGTGGACTCCACCAGGCCCGCCGCGGAGCAGCTGCTGGTGGCCTGGGCCATGCCCATGCTCCGGGACAGCAAGAGGTACCGCGAGCTGGCCGACCCGCTCCTGCGGGGGGACTTCCCGGAGAGGGACCTGAAgcaggccgtggccgtggccgccaTGTGCCTGCAGGAAGAGGCATCCGCTCGCCCGCTCATGAGCGACGCGGCCATGACGCTGGCATACCTCgcagaagcggcggcggcggcaagcagCAATACTACGCCTAGCTAGATGGATATAGAGGATAGAACACGTAGCTAGCTATTTACTAGCCTAGGCAGCAGGCACTAGGCAGGCAGCACGGAATCACGGATTGGCAATGGCATGGATCACTCACTCACTACGTCAATCAAAATTTCTCTCTGTTTAGTACTTAATCCAtcacaaattataagacgtttgacttttttgacaccaagtttaaccactcgtcttattcaaaaatatcacttcttttgtcgtggcttggtttattaataaaagttcttcaagaatgacttaaatttaactatatttacataaattttttaaataagacgagtggtcaaacttgagtttaaaaaagtcaaacgtcttataatttgggatgaatGGAGTATGTAAGTACGTACGTAATCTCTACTAtgtagcctgttcgtttgctcatatctggcttataagccatgacttatcagccaacgaataatatttttctctcacaccaaatcagccaacagtacttttagccatggcttataaacCAAACCAGCCCAGACGAACAGGGCCATGGTACGCAACAAGTCCTTTATCGTCAAATGTTGTGTTTGTGTTGATTAATCAACATGCCATATTGCCATGCATGCCTAGTACACTAGTACTAGCTAGAGTACAATAATCTTGTTCATGGTTACCTACATACTGCGTGCACATGTACAATATATAGTAGTACTATAGCATACCTCAATACATTGAAGGTTGCTTTATTTGTCCAGCTGGAAAAGCTTCTCCATGCATGCATTCCAAAAGAAAACTTGGACCAATCTACTTTATTTACACTAAGGCATGCACTCAAATCAATCAAGCAATACGAAAAGAAGCCTGCCGGTGCAGGGGGCCATTACTTCGTTCTTAACTCCAGATCCTGATCCCGGCTGCCTTAGTGATTAAGAAATCAATCCCCTAAATGCAGGTAGGGCTTCCTTTCTGTTTGAAGTAATTTCACAACTCATGTATGTTCCTGTTTAATTTTCTCTTCGGAGCAGATATATGATGCCTGTTAAACAGTTCAATTCACCATTCAAAAGAGAAAATCATAAATAAGAAATAAAAGGAAACCATCACGGGCGCTGCATGCTGATGTTTCTTACATTTTTTTTTTCAGTCCATCAATTTCATATTAAAGAGTAAAGGCATATAAGGGCATGCAAAGTTAAAAGCATCCAAGGCAGAAAACATGGAAAAAACATTATTATATTGTAGTTCATGATGCATGCCATGcatgtacatgtatatatattatatatacatatacatatacacacaAGTTAAAGTGTGAGTTGGGATGATGATTAGAAAAGAGAGGGAAAAAGCTGCCGATCGAGCACCTAGATTCACAGCTCACACAGACAGCAGAGGCAGAGGCCCGGGGTTCACGCAAACCACAAAGAAAAGCACCACAATGCAAAGAGAAGGAAGTCAAAAGGAAATAAAGCTTGAAGCCAGCAGGAAAGAAAAAGCTAGCTCTAGCATGATACTCACTCCTAGTATAAGCAAGCCCGCCAGCGCCTTGAAGGTTGCATTTGCATTCGGCACCGAGATCGATCGAGCAAGATGCATTCGCAGCACCCATACTACCCACACCGTCTGAGCAACACAATCATCGGCTACCTCAACCTGGTGACGCTCGTAGCATCCATCCCCATCATTGGTGCAGGGCTGTGGCTGGCGCACGGCTCTGCCGCCACATGCGAATCCGCACTGCAGACACCGCTGCTAGCCATCGGATTCATTGTTCTCCTCATCTCCCTAGCCGGCTTCATCGGCGCATGCTACCATGTGACATGGGCACTGTGGCTGTACCTCCTCGCCATGCTGCTGCTCGTCGTCGCCCTGCTCGGGATCACAGTCTTTGGTTTGGCAGTCACAGCCGGGGGCGGTGGCAGGCAAGTACCTGGCAGGGCGTACCAGGAGTTCCGGATCACAGATTACTCAGCCTGGCTCCAGAGGCATGTCGAGGTTGATCGCTACTGGCGGCCAGCGCTCGCATGCGTTGTCGGGTCCAGAGCCTGCCCCAGGATCGCCACTTGGACTCCCCTCGATTACCTCCAGCATAATCTCACGCCAATACAGGTTTGGTAGTATCTTCTGCTCTGCTACTCTTCTTAATTTCCTGCA includes:
- the LOC136457211 gene encoding tetraspanin-6-like, encoding MHSQHPYYPHRLSNTIIGYLNLVTLVASIPIIGAGLWLAHGSAATCESALQTPLLAIGFIVLLISLAGFIGACYHVTWALWLYLLAMLLLVVALLGITVFGLAVTAGGGGRQVPGRAYQEFRITDYSAWLQRHVEVDRYWRPALACVVGSRACPRIATWTPLDYLQHNLTPIQSGCCKPPTSCTYNQGIPIAPQDEDCYRWNNAPSILCYQCDSCKAGVLEQVRRVWHNITILNVIILVVLIAIYSCGCCAFRNARRAESAGYPYGVNRMSKINPRWDYFWSRWWNGHREQLY
- the LOC136460002 gene encoding probable serine/threonine-protein kinase PBL25 encodes the protein MRRGSESERRRIMVGCFACFKPAGEEEADEEAPLPSTSRRRGRSLRLSSCSSSNKRNQAAGNNPAAAAAASSSNVDSRARAFTYGELAAATDDFRAECLLGEGGFGRVYRGRLESGQVVAVKQLDREGAQGNREFVVEVLMLSLLHHPNLVNLVGYCADGEQRLLVYEYMALGSLADHLLLDSRDNGNGNAPERKAEQRALSWETRMRVALGAARGLEYLHETANPPVIYRDLKSSNVLLDDALCPKLSDFGLAKLGPVGDRSPRVMGTYGYCAPEYVRAGTLTVKTDVYSFGVLLLELVTGRRAVDSTRPAAEQLLVAWAMPMLRDSKRYRELADPLLRGDFPERDLKQAVAVAAMCLQEEASARPLMSDAAMTLAYLAEAAAAASSNTTPS